The genome window TAAATAATGCATTTAATCATCTGCAAAAGCAGTTAACAACTAATGATATATAATCGATTAGAAAGAAACTCCCAACGAATTTGTCGTTGGGAGTTTCTTTTGCTATATTCTATAAAACATCGTCAAAGTGTACTCGTTTATTTAAAAGATAAATTAATGGTATTCCAACTGCTAGTACTGCAAGTTCACCAGCTGCTGTTGTTAACCATGAAAATAAAAATGGCAGACCCAATGCCAATTTTAGTTCAAATGCGATGATAAACATATTAAATGAAAAGATAAGTGCATTCATGACAAGCAATACTAACTTATCCTTAATATAGTTTGAAAGTAATATAATAATGCTTAATGAGATGGCTGAGTGTGCTACCCCAAATATAAGATCAAACCAGCCTAATGGTGAGAA of Oceanobacillus zhaokaii contains these proteins:
- a CDS encoding QueT transporter family protein — its product is MNVKTLVVNGLLAALYVAVSLLVQPFGFTNVQFRISEMFNHLVVFNKKFFFGIILGVFITNLFSPLGWFDLIFGVAHSAISLSIIILLSNYIKDKLVLLVMNALIFSFNMFIIAFELKLALGLPFLFSWLTTAAGELAVLAVGIPLIYLLNKRVHFDDVL